Proteins encoded by one window of Ulvibacter sp. MAR_2010_11:
- a CDS encoding DUF4301 family protein: MLTKKDLQQIENHGLSVDSIVKQLETFARGIPYIQVITAASVGNGIEVIPEKSGEKLIELYEKKKNKLEVVKFVPASGAATRMFQFLHQFLEEYNPEIEKVNKFIKNGDRRELERFFSSLKDFAFVNDVRKKIRINYPDYKHCTKGTRWYYFVKTMLEERGLNYSNLPKGLVPFHKYSKYATTAFEEQLYEAAFYASVKDEAFLHFTFSEDHVPHFKNKFNDVQKRVSRKTKTNFNISYSFQKKETDTIAVTPENKPFRDEENNLVFRPSGHGALLENLNEIDADIIFIKNIDNVVAEEYVEQITAYKKLLAGKLLWLQQKVFAHLRQLDNEEISAVTLNEIKSFLWNELSIKDIPESAGELKYILNRPIRVCGVVKNTGAPGGGPFWVKSETGNITLQIVETAQIDMNDSRQGSIVAEATHFNPVDIVCGVRDYNGDKFNLTKFTNPKAGFISEKSQNGKHLKALELPGLWNGGMANWNTALVEVPIATFNPVKTVNDLLQKEHRPNA, from the coding sequence ATGCTCACTAAAAAAGACCTTCAACAAATTGAAAATCATGGCTTGTCTGTTGATAGTATCGTTAAACAACTTGAGACATTTGCACGTGGAATTCCATATATACAAGTTATTACCGCAGCTTCGGTGGGAAACGGAATTGAAGTCATTCCCGAAAAGAGTGGCGAGAAACTAATCGAATTGTATGAAAAGAAGAAGAATAAACTGGAAGTTGTAAAATTCGTACCTGCTTCGGGTGCTGCTACACGAATGTTTCAGTTTTTGCATCAATTTTTGGAAGAGTACAATCCTGAAATCGAAAAAGTCAACAAATTCATTAAAAACGGTGATCGGCGAGAATTAGAGCGCTTCTTCAGCTCGCTTAAAGATTTTGCCTTTGTAAATGACGTTCGAAAAAAAATACGAATTAATTACCCCGATTATAAACACTGTACCAAGGGGACACGTTGGTATTATTTTGTAAAAACAATGTTAGAGGAAAGAGGATTGAATTATAGCAATCTTCCCAAAGGACTTGTTCCTTTTCATAAATACTCCAAATATGCAACCACAGCCTTCGAAGAACAATTGTATGAGGCCGCATTTTATGCTTCGGTAAAAGACGAAGCCTTTTTACATTTTACATTTTCGGAAGATCATGTTCCTCATTTTAAGAATAAATTTAATGATGTGCAGAAGCGGGTTAGTAGAAAAACGAAAACAAACTTCAATATATCCTATTCGTTTCAGAAAAAAGAAACCGATACCATAGCCGTGACCCCCGAAAACAAACCTTTTAGAGACGAGGAAAACAACTTGGTATTCAGACCTTCGGGACATGGTGCTTTACTTGAAAACCTGAATGAAATAGACGCGGATATTATATTCATAAAGAATATCGACAATGTGGTGGCGGAAGAATATGTGGAACAAATTACCGCCTATAAAAAATTGCTGGCAGGAAAATTACTTTGGCTTCAACAAAAGGTTTTTGCGCATTTACGACAGCTCGATAATGAAGAAATTAGTGCAGTAACGTTGAATGAAATCAAGTCGTTCTTATGGAATGAATTAAGTATAAAAGATATTCCCGAAAGCGCCGGAGAATTAAAATACATTCTTAACAGACCCATTCGCGTGTGCGGGGTAGTAAAAAATACAGGCGCTCCCGGAGGCGGCCCATTTTGGGTAAAGAGCGAAACCGGCAATATCACCTTACAGATTGTGGAAACAGCGCAGATAGATATGAACGATTCTCGTCAAGGGAGCATCGTTGCTGAAGCGACTCATTTTAATCCTGTGGACATAGTGTGTGGGGTTCGCGATTATAATGGAGACAAATTCAACCTTACCAAATTTACCAATCCGAAGGCAGGATTTATTTCAGAAAAATCTCAAAACGGAAAACATCTTAAAGCACTTGAACTTCCCGGTTTGTGGAACGGCGGCATGGCCAATTGGAATACCGCTCTCGTCGAAGTACCTATCGCCACTTTTAATCCAGTAAAAACTGTAAACGATCTTTTACAAAAGGAACATCGTCCCAACGCATAA
- the arfB gene encoding alternative ribosome rescue aminoacyl-tRNA hydrolase ArfB has translation MNAELLNREFQYKAVRSSGPGGQHVNKTATKVEISFYIDASEALSDIEKERLKKKLASRISSEGVLTLQCGETRSQFRNKAIVLERMLTLLKDSLKVSKPRKKTKPSRNVIERRLQAKKTQALKKTNRKPPKID, from the coding sequence ATGAATGCCGAATTACTTAACAGAGAGTTTCAATACAAGGCGGTCCGCAGTAGTGGCCCGGGCGGACAGCATGTAAATAAAACCGCCACCAAAGTTGAAATAAGTTTTTATATTGACGCTTCGGAAGCGTTAAGCGACATCGAAAAAGAAAGACTAAAGAAAAAATTAGCTTCCAGAATTTCTTCGGAAGGTGTGCTAACCCTGCAATGCGGCGAAACCCGTAGTCAGTTTCGAAATAAGGCAATCGTTTTGGAGCGCATGTTAACCTTGCTGAAAGATAGTCTGAAGGTTTCCAAACCCCGAAAGAAGACAAAACCTTCACGGAATGTCATCGAACGCCGACTGCAGGCCAAAAAGACACAGGCTTTAAAAAAAACTAATCGCAAACCGCCAAAGATTGACTAA
- the greA gene encoding transcription elongation factor GreA produces MSKVSYYTAEGLKKLRDELDQLRDIERPKASQAIAEARDKGDLSENAEYDAAKEAQGMLEMRISKMEETVANARLIDESQLDTSKVLVHSNVKIKNISNGTEMMYKLVAQSEADLKTGKISVDSPIGKGLLGKKVGDIAEIQVPNGVMKFEILEISRN; encoded by the coding sequence ATGAGTAAAGTATCTTATTACACTGCAGAAGGACTTAAAAAATTGAGAGATGAGCTGGATCAACTACGTGATATCGAACGACCCAAAGCCTCTCAGGCTATCGCTGAGGCACGTGACAAAGGCGATTTAAGCGAGAATGCCGAGTATGATGCGGCCAAAGAAGCGCAGGGTATGTTGGAGATGAGAATTTCGAAAATGGAAGAAACTGTTGCCAATGCGAGACTTATTGACGAATCACAACTCGACACCTCGAAAGTATTGGTGCATTCCAATGTTAAGATTAAGAATATAAGCAACGGCACCGAAATGATGTATAAATTGGTGGCGCAAAGTGAAGCCGATTTGAAAACCGGCAAGATATCGGTAGATTCCCCCATAGGGAAAGGACTGCTGGGGAAGAAAGTAGGTGATATTGCCGAAATACAAGTCCCTAACGGGGTAATGAAGTTCGAAATTTTAGAAATTTCCAGAAACTAA
- a CDS encoding HIT family protein: protein MASIFTKIINGEIPCYKVAEDENFIAFLDINPNAKGHTLCVPKEEEDKIFDMGEHMYLQLMQFSRKVAIALEKTVACKRVGMAVIGLEVPHVHVHLIPLNDMKEMTFTSKIEMDPKAFSKLAKKIKGNIS, encoded by the coding sequence ATGGCGTCGATCTTTACAAAGATAATTAATGGAGAAATTCCTTGCTACAAAGTAGCAGAGGACGAGAACTTTATTGCGTTTTTGGATATTAATCCCAATGCAAAAGGACATACACTTTGTGTCCCCAAAGAAGAAGAAGATAAAATTTTCGACATGGGGGAGCATATGTACTTACAACTAATGCAGTTTTCTCGTAAAGTTGCTATTGCCTTAGAAAAAACCGTTGCTTGTAAACGCGTAGGGATGGCGGTAATTGGCCTGGAAGTACCTCATGTACATGTACATCTTATTCCTTTGAATGATATGAAAGAGATGACTTTTACATCCAAGATTGAAATGGACCCGAAGGCGTTTTCTAAACTGGCTAAAAAAATTAAAGGAAATATTTCTTAA
- a CDS encoding DUF3127 domain-containing protein: MEVQGKIKLIDETKTFGSNGFRKRELVVTTEEQYPQDIMIEFVQDKTELLNSFQVGQNVKVSINLRGREWTNPQGEVKYFNSIQGWRVEALDASVSSNMPPMPPEDAFEPANDLNEDDHDDLPF; the protein is encoded by the coding sequence ATGGAAGTACAAGGAAAGATTAAACTGATAGACGAAACGAAAACCTTCGGAAGCAACGGTTTCAGAAAGAGAGAGCTGGTAGTTACTACCGAAGAGCAGTATCCGCAAGACATTATGATCGAGTTTGTGCAGGATAAAACCGAATTACTTAACAGCTTTCAGGTAGGACAAAATGTGAAGGTAAGTATCAATTTACGAGGCCGTGAATGGACCAATCCTCAAGGAGAGGTAAAGTATTTTAATTCTATTCAGGGATGGCGAGTTGAGGCTTTAGATGCTTCAGTATCGTCCAATATGCCGCCAATGCCACCCGAGGATGCCTTCGAACCTGCCAATGACCTTAATGAAGACGATCACGATGATCTGCCTTTTTAA
- a CDS encoding TonB-dependent receptor, giving the protein MKHFIFSCLIFSIGSQLVAQSVVVDSTKVESLEEVIVKSVRVAADSPITHSNLEKEELEKRNLGQDIPYLLNYLPSVVTTSDAGAGVGYTYIRVRGSDGSRVNVTLNGIPFNDAESQGSFFVNLPDFTSSVQNLQLQRGVGTSTNGSGAFGASLNMLTDAVSETAQGEFANSFGSYNTRKHTVKFSTGLLKEHIEIAGRLSTIKSDGYIDRARSDLKSYFLQAAFKDHNTLIKAITFGGREETYQAWNGIDAETLVNDRTFNPSGMYTDAEGIVQFYNNEVDNYAQDHYQLLWNQRFNNNWSSNLAINYTYGKGYFEQYKEDEPFEYYNFEPIVINGETIETTDLIRRRWLDNDFYAINANVNYRDNQVDITTGAFFSKYMGDHFGEVIWARFASDSEIRDRYYFGTGDKNEISIFSKATWRLDDQWSVFADLQGRFITYETSGLTSDKLPLEVDESYQFFNPKAGVSYQVNIKNQLYASYGKAHREPRRSDFEQGIFTPEKLDDFELGWRYVSENTTVNSNLFYMDYTDQLVLTGALDDVGAPIRATSGKSYRVGLEIDASVSVLPNLQIRPNIAISTNKNKDFITSRDGELVNLGNTDISFSPQFIAGNMIAYTPVKNLELGFLSKFVGEQFMGNIDSEVSKLDSFFINDLSVNYTLNRIPYLESIVFSGLVNNIFNVKYVSNGYFYTYDDDFSDPGTITTVEGTGYYPQATTNFLLGATVKF; this is encoded by the coding sequence ATGAAACATTTCATTTTTTCTTGCCTTATTTTTTCAATCGGTTCACAACTAGTTGCACAAAGTGTAGTAGTCGATTCCACCAAAGTAGAAAGCCTTGAGGAGGTAATTGTCAAATCGGTTCGAGTGGCAGCCGATTCACCCATTACACATTCCAATCTTGAAAAGGAGGAACTGGAAAAGCGTAATTTGGGGCAGGATATTCCTTATTTGCTCAATTATTTACCTTCGGTGGTAACTACCAGTGATGCCGGAGCGGGTGTAGGGTATACCTATATTAGAGTGCGGGGGAGTGACGGTTCTCGTGTTAATGTTACCCTTAACGGAATTCCTTTTAACGACGCCGAAAGTCAGGGGAGCTTTTTTGTAAATCTCCCCGATTTTACCTCTTCGGTTCAAAATTTACAATTGCAGCGAGGCGTTGGAACTTCCACCAATGGGTCCGGAGCCTTTGGAGCCAGCTTGAATATGCTAACCGATGCAGTTTCAGAAACGGCACAGGGTGAATTTGCAAATTCCTTCGGATCGTATAATACCCGAAAGCATACAGTAAAATTTAGTACCGGTTTGCTCAAGGAACACATAGAAATTGCCGGAAGATTGTCTACTATCAAGTCTGACGGCTATATAGACAGAGCGAGATCCGATCTTAAATCCTATTTCCTACAGGCAGCGTTCAAAGACCATAACACACTTATTAAAGCGATTACTTTTGGTGGAAGAGAAGAAACCTATCAGGCGTGGAACGGAATAGATGCCGAAACACTCGTAAATGACAGAACATTTAATCCTTCAGGAATGTACACCGATGCTGAAGGAATTGTTCAGTTTTACAACAATGAAGTAGACAATTATGCTCAGGATCATTATCAGTTGTTATGGAACCAACGCTTTAATAATAACTGGAGCAGCAATCTGGCGATAAATTACACCTATGGAAAAGGTTATTTTGAACAGTATAAGGAAGACGAACCCTTTGAGTATTACAATTTTGAACCCATCGTGATAAATGGAGAGACCATTGAAACAACCGATTTGATTCGGCGAAGATGGTTGGACAATGATTTTTACGCCATAAATGCGAATGTAAATTATAGGGACAACCAAGTAGATATCACAACAGGGGCTTTTTTCAGCAAATATATGGGCGATCATTTTGGCGAGGTAATTTGGGCTCGCTTTGCAAGCGATAGTGAGATTAGAGACCGGTACTACTTTGGAACCGGAGACAAAAATGAAATTAGCATTTTTTCGAAAGCCACCTGGCGCCTCGATGACCAATGGAGTGTTTTTGCCGATTTGCAGGGTCGATTTATAACGTATGAAACGTCCGGACTCACTTCCGATAAGTTGCCGTTGGAAGTAGATGAAAGTTATCAATTTTTTAATCCGAAGGCAGGCGTTTCGTACCAGGTGAACATCAAAAATCAGTTGTATGCTTCTTACGGAAAGGCGCATCGGGAACCGCGAAGAAGTGATTTTGAACAAGGTATTTTTACCCCTGAAAAATTAGACGATTTCGAATTGGGATGGCGATATGTCTCAGAAAATACCACCGTGAACAGTAATTTGTTTTATATGGATTATACAGACCAATTAGTGCTTACGGGGGCTTTGGATGATGTAGGAGCACCCATTAGAGCAACCAGCGGAAAAAGTTATAGAGTAGGACTTGAAATTGATGCTTCTGTTTCAGTTTTACCGAATCTGCAAATACGACCTAATATTGCGATTAGCACCAACAAGAACAAAGATTTTATAACATCAAGAGATGGCGAATTGGTAAATTTAGGGAATACAGATATTTCGTTTTCACCACAATTTATTGCAGGAAATATGATAGCATATACACCTGTAAAGAATCTTGAATTAGGGTTTTTGTCGAAATTTGTCGGGGAACAGTTTATGGGAAACATTGATAGTGAAGTATCCAAACTGGATAGCTTCTTTATCAACGATCTTAGTGTTAATTATACTTTGAATCGGATTCCTTATTTGGAATCAATTGTCTTTTCGGGATTGGTAAATAATATTTTTAATGTAAAGTATGTTTCCAACGGGTATTTTTATACCTACGATGACGATTTCAGTGATCCGGGAACTATTACTACTGTTGAAGGTACCGGATATTATCCGCAGGCAACAACCAATTTTTTATTGGGAGCAACCGTGAAATTTTAG
- a CDS encoding PAS domain-containing sensor histidine kinase: MQNKNVLTRWFFIVVSVFIISLILWNTYVFFNRLKENERAKMQVWASAQEEFQKVGLGQGQINNLVLEVLQSNTTTPMIVYTHREDSYNDVRNMVEKEKDPAKLRESRKALTKVFASENKPIEVTYKGEVLQTIYYGNSPTINKLKYYPAVLILIILLFFVALYFFYQTSKSAEQNRLWAGMAKETAHQIGTPLSSLVGWTEILKTENINPEYVVEIEKDVDRLRTITERFSKIGSIPKLERKDLVAETRTTFDYLKRRSSKLIEFELEVLDEPMYVALNPQLYSWTIENLVKNAIDAMRGKGKILVTIESSSKYALVRVADSGKGIPKKNFSKIFQPGFTTKSRGWGLGLSLVKRIVEEYHDGKIRVLKSSREEGTIMEISFRLYS, translated from the coding sequence ATGCAAAATAAGAATGTACTTACCCGCTGGTTTTTTATAGTCGTATCGGTCTTTATCATTAGTTTGATTTTGTGGAATACCTATGTTTTTTTCAACCGACTTAAGGAAAATGAACGTGCGAAAATGCAAGTTTGGGCTTCTGCACAGGAAGAATTTCAAAAGGTCGGGTTGGGTCAGGGTCAAATTAACAATCTGGTGCTGGAAGTATTGCAGAGTAACACCACAACGCCCATGATTGTGTATACGCACCGGGAAGATTCGTATAACGATGTGCGAAATATGGTTGAAAAGGAAAAAGACCCTGCAAAATTACGGGAAAGCAGGAAGGCGCTCACCAAGGTATTTGCTTCCGAAAATAAACCCATTGAAGTAACGTATAAAGGAGAAGTGCTTCAGACGATTTACTACGGAAATTCCCCCACCATCAATAAGTTGAAATACTATCCTGCTGTTTTAATTTTAATCATTCTGCTTTTCTTTGTCGCCTTGTATTTCTTTTATCAAACGTCGAAATCGGCCGAGCAGAATCGACTTTGGGCCGGGATGGCGAAAGAAACGGCGCATCAAATTGGCACTCCCTTGTCTTCGTTAGTAGGCTGGACCGAAATTTTAAAAACCGAAAATATCAATCCGGAGTATGTGGTTGAAATAGAGAAGGACGTAGATCGTCTTCGCACCATAACGGAACGTTTTTCGAAAATTGGCTCAATTCCGAAGTTAGAAAGGAAAGATTTGGTTGCCGAAACTCGCACAACGTTTGATTACCTGAAGCGTAGAAGTTCGAAACTTATCGAATTTGAACTGGAAGTATTGGACGAGCCGATGTACGTCGCGTTAAATCCGCAGTTATACAGCTGGACCATTGAAAATCTGGTTAAAAACGCCATCGATGCGATGAGAGGGAAAGGGAAAATTTTGGTCACTATTGAAAGCAGCTCAAAATATGCGTTGGTACGAGTAGCCGATAGCGGAAAAGGAATTCCGAAAAAGAATTTTTCGAAAATATTTCAACCGGGATTTACCACAAAAAGCCGTGGCTGGGGATTGGGACTTTCCTTGGTAAAGCGAATAGTTGAAGAATACCACGACGGCAAGATTCGTGTTTTAAAAAGCTCTCGTGAAGAAGGTACAATAATGGAAATTTCATTCCGTTTGTATTCGTAG
- a CDS encoding flavin reductase family protein → MISIKPQDISTGKLHGYLLGAVSPRPICFASTIDAEGNVNLSPFSFFNVFSANPPIMVFSPARRVRNNTTKHTLENVLETKEVVINIVNYSMVQQMSLASTEYAKGVNEFVKAGFTEIASEIVKPPRVAEAPVQFECKVLEVVALGDNGGAGNLVVCEVVNLHLDETILNAEGHIDPNKIDTVARMGGNWYSRAKAGLFEVPKPLSTLGIGVDALPEAVRNSKVLTGNDLGMLANVEELPAEALVFINASEAVHKKTQAFLCDGKITEAWQTLTAR, encoded by the coding sequence ATGATTTCAATTAAGCCACAAGACATTAGCACCGGAAAATTACACGGCTACCTTTTAGGTGCTGTTTCGCCCCGGCCTATTTGTTTTGCAAGCACTATTGATGCCGAAGGCAATGTAAATTTATCGCCTTTTAGTTTTTTCAATGTTTTTAGTGCCAATCCGCCAATTATGGTTTTTTCTCCGGCGAGAAGGGTACGGAACAATACTACAAAACACACCTTAGAAAATGTTTTGGAAACTAAGGAGGTGGTAATTAATATTGTAAATTACAGTATGGTTCAGCAAATGTCGCTGGCTTCCACCGAATATGCCAAAGGCGTAAACGAATTTGTAAAGGCAGGTTTTACTGAAATTGCTTCGGAAATTGTGAAACCGCCCAGGGTTGCAGAAGCTCCCGTCCAATTTGAATGCAAAGTGTTAGAGGTGGTGGCATTGGGAGACAATGGCGGTGCAGGAAATTTGGTAGTTTGCGAGGTAGTTAATTTACATCTGGACGAAACTATTTTAAATGCGGAAGGACATATAGACCCCAACAAAATTGATACAGTTGCAAGAATGGGTGGCAATTGGTACAGTCGCGCAAAAGCGGGACTATTTGAAGTTCCCAAGCCGTTGTCCACCTTAGGAATTGGAGTAGATGCCTTGCCGGAAGCAGTTAGAAATAGTAAAGTCCTTACGGGAAATGACCTCGGGATGCTCGCCAATGTAGAAGAATTACCTGCTGAAGCCCTTGTTTTTATAAATGCTTCGGAAGCAGTCCATAAAAAAACACAAGCATTTTTATGTGATGGAAAAATTACGGAAGCCTGGCAGACGCTAACAGCAAGATAA
- the aat gene encoding leucyl/phenylalanyl-tRNA--protein transferase, with product MYFLNSEMVFPSVTEASEDGLLAVGGDVSAERLLLAYRSGIFPWYDVDSPILWWSPDPRMVLFPHKLKVSKSLQKTINSKQFSITFNKEFTEVITNCSKVQRKGQQGTWITHEMIAAYSQLHSLGHAISVEVWQESKLVGGLYGVDLADKRIFCGESMFSHVSDASKVAFYYLVALLQSKEYRLIDCQVYTGHLERFGAEEIPRELFLSYLNC from the coding sequence ATGTATTTTCTTAATTCAGAAATGGTATTTCCTTCTGTCACCGAAGCTTCCGAGGACGGACTACTGGCTGTGGGAGGAGATGTTTCGGCCGAAAGACTTCTGCTTGCATACCGCTCGGGGATATTTCCCTGGTATGATGTAGACAGCCCTATTTTATGGTGGAGCCCCGACCCCAGAATGGTGTTATTTCCACACAAATTAAAGGTGTCTAAAAGTCTTCAGAAAACAATAAACAGTAAACAATTCAGTATTACATTCAACAAGGAATTTACAGAGGTAATTACAAATTGTTCCAAAGTTCAGAGGAAGGGACAGCAAGGCACCTGGATCACTCACGAAATGATAGCCGCCTATTCACAATTACATTCTTTAGGTCATGCGATCTCCGTAGAAGTATGGCAGGAATCTAAATTGGTTGGCGGACTGTACGGCGTTGATCTTGCCGATAAAAGAATATTTTGTGGAGAGAGCATGTTCAGCCATGTCTCCGATGCCTCCAAAGTAGCATTTTACTACTTGGTTGCTTTGTTACAATCGAAGGAATATCGTTTAATTGATTGTCAGGTGTATACCGGTCATTTAGAACGTTTTGGAGCCGAAGAAATCCCCAGAGAATTGTTTTTGAGCTATCTTAACTGTTAA
- a CDS encoding AAA family ATPase, with protein MEKIPAQQTSDCVKIVLFGPESTGKTTLAKDLAATFNTQWVPEYMREYLEKKWSDTKEKCTKEDLVPIAIGQMNAENEATRKVNQVLFCDTNLLEIKVYSEYYYDGYCPPEIKNAALDNIYHFYFLTYIDTPWVFDNLRDRPDDRSELFCIFEAELKRLGVPYFTLKGSHSERLHSAIHQIRKLLKQKT; from the coding sequence ATGGAAAAAATACCTGCACAACAAACTTCAGACTGCGTAAAAATTGTATTGTTTGGTCCCGAATCTACGGGTAAAACAACGCTAGCCAAAGACTTGGCAGCAACCTTTAATACACAATGGGTGCCCGAATATATGCGGGAATATTTGGAGAAAAAATGGAGCGATACAAAAGAAAAATGCACAAAGGAAGACCTTGTACCCATTGCCATAGGTCAGATGAACGCTGAAAATGAAGCAACAAGAAAGGTAAATCAGGTATTATTTTGTGACACTAACTTGTTGGAAATCAAAGTGTATTCTGAATATTATTACGATGGATATTGCCCTCCTGAAATTAAAAACGCTGCCCTCGATAACATCTACCATTTCTACTTTCTTACCTATATAGACACCCCCTGGGTTTTTGATAATTTACGCGATAGACCCGATGACAGGTCTGAGCTATTTTGTATTTTTGAAGCAGAATTAAAGCGTTTAGGGGTGCCCTATTTTACATTGAAAGGCTCACATTCTGAACGATTACATAGTGCCATTCACCAAATTCGAAAATTACTTAAGCAGAAGACTTGA